From the genome of Geobacter sp. SVR, one region includes:
- a CDS encoding DUF4082 domain-containing protein: MHLLRSSTLHGLFQASILILSLFCSGIAFGATIWPVTAVPKVVADYDGQPLEVGVKFRSDVNGTITGLRFYKGAANTGTHVASLWTSAGTRLATATFSSESASGWQEVTFATPVAITANTTYVASYYSSTGYFAVDFSYFLSGGMDNAPLHALANGVDGGNGVYRYGSSGFPNQTYSGNNYWVDVVFNPAASGDTTPSVVTAFTVPSSASSLTVAITSFTATDNTAVTGYLVTETSTAPSPTASGWTAAAPSSYTFASAGSKTLYAWAKDAAGNVSAAKSAAVTITLADTTPPVVTAFTIPSSASSLTVAITSFTATDNIAVSGFLVTETSTVPSPTATGWSAAAPASYTCASAGSKTLYAWAKDAAGNVSAAKSAAVTITIASARSTIWPATAVPKVVADYDGQPLEVGVKFRSDVNGTITGLRFYKGTANTGTHVANLWTSAGTRLTTATFSGESASGWQEVTFTTPAAITANTTYVASYYSPTGYFAVDLSYFLSGGVDNAPLHALANGVDGGNGVYKYGTSGFPNQTYSGNNYWVDVVFSPAASGDTTPPVVTAFTVPSGTSSLTVPITAFVATDNVGVTGFLVTESSGTPSASASGWSSTPPASYTVASAGSKTLYAWAKDAAGNVSAAKSAAVTVTLSDATAPTVTAFSVPSSSSTLIVSITSFTATDNIAVTGYLVTETSTAPSPTSTGWSATAPSSYTCASAGSKTLYAWARDAAGNVSAAKSAAVTITLSSSGPEPAGWYAGDMHVHRSCGGTPDPLSSFPLKMAANNLSVISLLADSGNGEVQDQAQDLPRVNGQDDPVSTAGRIVHWDAEWHWDPTYFQYPFQALGGHVVALGLQEAHQMQEEYTLPIFEWARQQNGIAGFAHMQYLDNNIPQNLNCCTPLEYPVEVALGSSDFISLDVAQSGVSYDNMCPDCAIQAYYRLLNCGFRPGLAAGTDYPCNSGSPLGSLLTYVQVGDSPMTYRSWIEGIAKGRTVVSRNGHNEFLDLKVNSTAAPGDEIKLTGGGSVQVTIQWSAGQNLSGTIELVQNGVVVASKQASVSSGTGASLTATINFTGSGWLAARRMGSDGHQVHTGAIFVTVDNLPVRASASDADFYVQWMDNLLAKTSPGGAWNSYFSSDLSKAQARYQAARTLYQQIAVEAGPLPSSGSIFTSQTPTLYENDAAYELGTRFRSDVNGQITQVRVYTNQAEGGSHTVRIWRVSDAAVVAGPYSWSIASGTLGWKAFTLPTPLNITANSDYIVAVSNSSDRYYAEAPNALNAAVTTGHLQVPVGGGVYSTVSGAMPTSVWQNTNYFRDVVFVAQ, from the coding sequence ATGCACCTTCTTCGATCCAGCACGCTGCACGGCCTGTTCCAGGCATCGATCCTGATCCTGTCGCTCTTCTGCTCCGGCATTGCCTTCGGTGCCACGATCTGGCCCGTCACCGCGGTTCCCAAGGTCGTGGCAGACTACGACGGGCAGCCGCTGGAGGTCGGGGTGAAGTTCCGTTCCGATGTCAACGGTACCATCACCGGCCTGCGCTTTTACAAAGGCGCCGCCAACACCGGCACCCACGTGGCCAGCCTGTGGACGAGCGCCGGCACGCGGCTGGCCACGGCCACCTTCAGCAGCGAAAGCGCCTCCGGCTGGCAGGAGGTAACGTTCGCCACCCCGGTCGCCATTACGGCCAACACGACCTATGTGGCCTCCTACTATTCTTCCACCGGCTACTTTGCGGTCGATTTCTCCTATTTCCTCTCCGGTGGCATGGACAATGCGCCGCTGCACGCCCTTGCCAACGGCGTGGACGGCGGCAACGGGGTCTACCGGTATGGCTCCAGCGGCTTCCCAAACCAGACCTACAGTGGGAACAATTACTGGGTGGATGTGGTCTTCAACCCGGCGGCATCGGGCGACACGACGCCGTCGGTGGTGACCGCCTTCACGGTTCCATCCAGCGCTTCCAGCCTGACGGTAGCGATTACCAGCTTCACTGCCACGGACAACACCGCTGTCACCGGTTATCTGGTCACGGAAACATCGACGGCTCCGTCGCCGACCGCTTCGGGCTGGACCGCCGCGGCACCCTCCAGCTACACCTTTGCGAGTGCCGGGTCAAAGACGCTGTATGCCTGGGCCAAGGATGCCGCCGGTAATGTCTCTGCCGCCAAAAGCGCGGCCGTCACCATCACGCTGGCAGATACGACGCCGCCGGTGGTAACCGCCTTCACGATTCCGTCCAGCGCCTCCAGCCTGACGGTAGCAATTACCAGCTTCACCGCCACGGACAACATTGCCGTGAGCGGTTTCCTGGTCACGGAAACGTCTACCGTTCCGTCGCCAACGGCGACCGGCTGGTCCGCTGCGGCACCCGCGAGCTATACCTGTGCGAGTGCCGGGTCAAAGACGCTCTACGCCTGGGCCAAGGATGCGGCCGGCAATGTCTCTGCAGCCAAAAGCGCGGCCGTCACCATCACCATTGCTTCAGCCCGCTCCACGATCTGGCCTGCCACGGCGGTTCCCAAAGTCGTGGCAGACTACGACGGGCAACCGCTGGAGGTCGGAGTGAAGTTCCGTTCCGATGTCAACGGCACCATCACCGGGCTGCGCTTTTACAAAGGCACCGCGAACACTGGCACCCACGTTGCCAACCTGTGGACGAGCGCCGGCACCCGGCTTACCACGGCCACCTTCAGCGGCGAGAGCGCTTCCGGTTGGCAGGAAGTAACGTTCACTACCCCGGCTGCCATTACGGCCAACACCACCTACGTGGCCTCCTACTATTCCCCCACCGGCTACTTTGCGGTCGATCTCTCCTATTTCCTCTCCGGTGGCGTGGACAACGCGCCGCTGCATGCCCTTGCCAACGGCGTGGACGGCGGCAACGGGGTCTACAAGTACGGTACCAGCGGCTTCCCGAACCAGACTTACAGTGGTAACAATTACTGGGTGGATGTGGTCTTCAGCCCGGCGGCATCGGGCGACACGACGCCGCCGGTGGTGACCGCCTTCACGGTCCCGTCCGGCACCTCCAGTCTGACGGTGCCGATCACGGCTTTCGTTGCCACGGACAATGTGGGGGTGACCGGCTTCCTTGTGACGGAGTCGTCCGGCACCCCCTCGGCTTCCGCCTCAGGCTGGTCGTCCACTCCTCCTGCCTCCTATACCGTCGCATCAGCCGGGTCCAAGACGCTCTATGCCTGGGCCAAGGACGCCGCGGGCAACGTCTCCGCAGCCAAAAGTGCAGCTGTCACGGTTACGCTCAGTGATGCCACTGCCCCCACGGTAACGGCCTTCAGCGTTCCGTCCAGTTCCTCCACCCTGATCGTAAGCATCACCAGCTTCACCGCCACGGATAACATTGCGGTGACCGGTTATCTGGTCACGGAAACCTCGACCGCTCCATCGCCGACCTCGACCGGCTGGTCTGCCACGGCCCCCTCCAGCTATACCTGTGCGAGCGCCGGATCCAAGACGCTCTACGCCTGGGCCAGGGATGCCGCCGGCAACGTCTCTGCCGCCAAAAGCGCGGCCGTCACCATCACGCTGTCCTCATCCGGCCCTGAACCTGCAGGCTGGTATGCCGGAGACATGCATGTGCATCGCAGCTGCGGCGGCACTCCTGACCCGCTGTCGAGCTTCCCTCTGAAAATGGCTGCGAACAATCTGTCGGTGATATCGCTTCTGGCCGACAGCGGCAACGGCGAAGTGCAGGATCAGGCCCAGGATCTGCCGCGCGTGAACGGCCAGGACGATCCCGTCTCGACTGCCGGCCGCATTGTGCATTGGGATGCGGAGTGGCACTGGGATCCCACCTATTTCCAATACCCGTTCCAGGCCCTGGGGGGACATGTGGTGGCCCTCGGGCTGCAGGAAGCGCATCAGATGCAGGAGGAATACACCTTGCCGATCTTCGAGTGGGCCCGCCAGCAAAACGGCATCGCCGGGTTCGCCCACATGCAGTACTTGGATAACAATATTCCCCAAAACCTGAACTGCTGTACGCCGCTTGAATACCCAGTGGAGGTGGCCCTGGGAAGCAGCGACTTCATATCGCTGGATGTTGCCCAGTCGGGTGTCAGCTACGACAACATGTGCCCCGACTGTGCCATCCAGGCCTATTACCGCCTGCTGAACTGCGGTTTCAGGCCGGGGCTGGCTGCCGGAACCGATTATCCCTGCAACAGCGGATCTCCCCTGGGGTCGTTATTGACCTACGTGCAGGTAGGGGATAGCCCCATGACCTACCGTTCCTGGATCGAAGGCATTGCCAAGGGGCGTACCGTCGTTTCCCGCAACGGACACAACGAGTTCCTCGATCTCAAGGTCAATTCAACCGCCGCTCCCGGTGACGAGATCAAACTGACCGGCGGCGGCAGCGTGCAGGTTACGATTCAGTGGAGCGCAGGCCAGAACCTGTCCGGCACGATCGAACTGGTGCAAAATGGCGTGGTCGTGGCCAGCAAGCAGGCCTCTGTCTCGTCCGGCACGGGCGCCAGCCTCACCGCAACCATAAATTTCACCGGCAGCGGCTGGCTGGCAGCACGCAGGATGGGGAGCGACGGACACCAGGTTCATACCGGCGCGATCTTCGTGACGGTGGATAATCTGCCGGTGCGCGCCAGTGCCTCGGATGCCGACTTTTATGTGCAGTGGATGGATAACCTGCTGGCAAAAACCTCTCCAGGGGGTGCCTGGAACTCCTATTTCTCCAGTGATCTCTCCAAGGCGCAGGCCCGCTACCAGGCAGCCCGGACACTCTATCAGCAGATAGCTGTTGAAGCAGGTCCGCTACCTTCCAGCGGAAGCATCTTTACCAGCCAGACCCCGACCCTCTATGAAAACGATGCCGCCTACGAACTTGGCACCCGGTTCCGGTCCGACGTAAACGGCCAGATTACCCAGGTCCGTGTCTATACCAACCAAGCGGAGGGGGGCAGCCACACGGTGCGCATCTGGCGGGTGAGCGACGCCGCGGTGGTGGCAGGCCCCTATAGCTGGAGCATCGCTTCCGGAACGCTGGGATGGAAAGCATTCACGCTTCCGACACCGCTGAACATAACCGCCAATAGCGATTACATCGTGGCGGTATCCAACAGCAGCGACCGGTACTATGCCGAGGCGCCGAACGCCCTGAACGCCGCGGTGACCACCGGTCATTTGCAGGTCCCGGTCGGTGGCGGGGTCTATTCGACGGTTTCGGGAGCAATGCCGACCTCGGTCTGGCAAAACACCAACTACTTCAGGGATGTGGTGTTCGTGGCGCAGTAG
- a CDS encoding DUF4082 domain-containing protein, which yields MQRQTRTEPLCLILSLIMVLSLFCSGIAFGATIWPATAVPKVVADYDGQPLEVGVKFRSDVNGTITGLRFYKGAANTGTHVANLWTSTGTRLATATFSGESASGWQQVSFTTPVAISANTTYVASYYSPTGYFAVDFSYFLSGGMDNAPLHALANGVDGGNGVYRYGASGFPNQTYSGNNYWVDVVFNPAGSGDTTPPVVTAFTVPSSASSLTVPITSFTATDNTAVTGYLVTETSAAPSPTASGWSATAPSSYTVTSAGSKTLYAWAKDAAGNVSAARSAAVTITLADTTPPVVTAFTVPSSASSLTVNITSFTATDNIAVTGYLVTETSSAPSPTASGWTAAAPSSYTFASAGSKTLYAWAKDAAGNVSAARSAAVTITLSDTTPPVVTAFTVPSSASSLTVAITSFTATDNTAVTGYLVTETSAAPSPTASGWSATAPASYTCASAGSKTLYAWARDAAGNVSAARSAAVTITLADTTLPVVTAFTIPSSASSLTVAITSFTATDNIAVTGFLVTETSTAPSPTATGWSATAPASYTVASAGSKTLYAWAKDAAGNVSAAKSATVTITIASARSTIWPATVVPKVAADSDGQPLEIGVKFRSDVNGIVTGLRFYKGAANTGTHVANLWTSAGTRLTTATFSGESASGWQEVTFTTPVAISANTTYVASYYSPTGYFAVDLSYFLSGGVDNAPLHALANGVDGGNGVYKYGTSGFPTQTYSGNNYWVDVVFSPAASGDTTPPVVTAFTVPSSASSLTVNITSFTATDNIAVTGYLVTETSSAPSPTASGWTAAAPSSYTFASAGSKTLYAWAKDAAGNVSAARSASVTITLADTTAPVVTVFTVPSSASSLTVPITSFTATDNIAVTGYLVTETSAAPSPTASGWSAAAPASYTCASAGSKTLYAWARDAAGNVSAAKSAAVTITLAANSPILLVSSASNPFSRYYEEVLRTEGLNAFDRRDIGAVSSGLLANYDIVLLGEFPLSASQATMLSDWVNAGGRLVAMRPDSKLAGLLGLTDLGSTLADRYLLVNTSSGPGTGIVGQTIQYHGNANLYGLNGATSLATLYSDAGTATTNPAVTLRSVGANGGKAAAFAYDLARSVAYTRQGNPAWSGQERDGSFPIRTNDLFYGNASFDPQPDWIDLNKVAIPQADEQQRLLANLIIQMNQDKKPLPRFWYFPRNLKAVVVMTGDDHGWGTAGTAGRFDRFNTISPSGCSVDNWECIRGTSYVFPVDAVQLSDAQAVAYNAAGFEVALHVNSGNYLSWDPNVSCDNFTPSSFETTVATQLVAFQQKFPSLVAPVSNRNHCVTWSDYTSAASVELNHSIRLDTSYYYWPPDWAANRPGLFTGSGMPMRFAQADGTLIDVYQATTQMTDESGQSYPATIDALLDRALGDEGYYGAFVANMHDDDGYSQGADAIVNSAMAHSIPVVSARQMLRWLDGRNGSSFSGFSWNGSTLAFSVSAGQGANGLVAMVPLSSGQAVTRVTGNGSSLTFETVTIKGVRYVRFPVSGGTYQIFF from the coding sequence ATGCAACGACAAACCCGCACTGAACCGCTGTGCCTCATCCTTTCGTTGATCATGGTCCTGTCGCTCTTCTGCTCCGGCATTGCCTTCGGTGCCACGATCTGGCCCGCCACGGCGGTTCCCAAGGTCGTGGCAGACTACGACGGGCAACCGCTGGAGGTCGGAGTGAAGTTCCGTTCCGATGTCAACGGCACCATCACCGGGCTGCGCTTTTACAAAGGCGCCGCGAACACCGGCACCCACGTTGCCAACCTGTGGACGAGCACCGGCACCCGTCTGGCCACGGCCACCTTCAGTGGTGAGAGCGCCTCCGGCTGGCAGCAGGTATCCTTCACCACCCCGGTTGCCATTTCGGCCAACACCACCTATGTGGCATCCTACTATTCTCCCACCGGCTACTTTGCGGTCGATTTCTCCTATTTCCTCTCCGGTGGCATGGACAACGCGCCGCTGCACGCCCTTGCCAACGGCGTGGACGGAGGCAACGGGGTGTACCGGTACGGGGCCAGCGGCTTTCCGAATCAGACCTACAGCGGTAACAATTACTGGGTGGATGTGGTCTTCAACCCGGCGGGATCGGGCGACACGACGCCGCCGGTGGTGACCGCCTTCACGGTTCCGTCCAGCGCCTCCAGCCTGACGGTACCGATCACGAGCTTTACTGCAACCGACAACACCGCTGTGACCGGTTACCTGGTCACGGAGACGTCTGCCGCGCCGTCACCGACGGCATCGGGCTGGTCTGCCACAGCCCCCTCCAGCTACACCGTTACAAGCGCCGGGTCCAAGACCCTTTATGCCTGGGCCAAGGATGCGGCGGGTAACGTTTCCGCTGCCAGGAGCGCGGCCGTCACCATCACGCTGGCCGACACGACGCCACCGGTGGTAACCGCCTTCACGGTTCCGTCCAGCGCCTCCAGTCTGACGGTAAATATCACCAGCTTCACCGCCACAGACAACATCGCCGTGACCGGTTACCTGGTCACGGAAACATCGTCGGCGCCGTCGCCGACCGCTTCAGGCTGGACCGCCGCGGCACCCTCCAGCTACACCTTTGCGAGCGCCGGGTCCAAAACGCTCTACGCCTGGGCCAAGGATGCGGCGGGTAACGTTTCCGCTGCCAGGAGCGCGGCCGTCACCATCACGCTGTCCGACACGACGCCACCGGTGGTAACCGCCTTCACGGTTCCGTCCAGCGCCTCCAGTCTGACGGTAGCGATTACCAGCTTCACTGCCACGGACAACACCGCCGTGACCGGTTACCTGGTCACGGAAACCTCTGCCGCGCCGTCGCCAACAGCATCAGGCTGGTCTGCTACAGCCCCTGCCAGCTATACCTGTGCAAGCGCCGGCTCAAAAACGCTCTACGCCTGGGCCAGAGATGCCGCCGGTAATGTCTCCGCTGCCAGGAGCGCGGCCGTCACCATCACGCTGGCCGACACGACCCTACCGGTGGTAACCGCCTTTACGATTCCGTCCAGCGCCTCAAGCCTGACGGTAGCGATTACCAGCTTCACCGCCACGGACAACATCGCCGTGACCGGTTTCCTGGTCACGGAAACGTCTACCGCGCCATCGCCAACGGCGACCGGCTGGTCTGCCACAGCCCCCGCCAGCTACACCGTTGCGAGTGCCGGGTCCAAAACCCTCTACGCCTGGGCCAAGGATGCCGCCGGCAACGTCTCCGCTGCAAAAAGCGCGACAGTCACCATCACCATTGCTTCAGCTCGCTCCACGATCTGGCCGGCTACAGTGGTCCCTAAGGTCGCGGCCGACTCCGACGGACAACCGCTGGAAATCGGGGTGAAGTTCCGCTCCGATGTCAACGGCATCGTCACCGGCCTGCGCTTCTACAAAGGTGCCGCCAATACCGGCACCCACGTTGCCAACCTATGGACGAGCGCCGGCACCCGGCTTACCACGGCCACCTTTAGCGGCGAGAGCGCTTCCGGCTGGCAGGAGGTAACGTTCACTACTCCGGTGGCCATTTCGGCCAACACCACCTATGTGGCCTCCTACTATTCCCCCACCGGCTACTTTGCGGTCGATCTTTCCTATTTCCTCTCCGGTGGCGTGGACAACGCGCCGCTGCACGCCCTTGCCAACGGCGTGGACGGCGGCAACGGGGTCTACAAGTACGGTACCAGCGGCTTCCCGACCCAGACCTACAGCGGGAACAATTATTGGGTGGATGTGGTCTTCAGCCCGGCGGCATCGGGCGACACGACGCCACCGGTGGTGACCGCCTTCACGGTTCCGTCCAGCGCCTCCAGTCTGACGGTAAATATCACCAGCTTCACCGCCACAGACAACATCGCCGTGACCGGTTACCTGGTCACGGAAACATCGTCGGCGCCGTCGCCGACCGCTTCAGGCTGGACCGCCGCGGCACCCTCCAGCTACACCTTTGCGAGTGCCGGGTCCAAGACGCTCTACGCCTGGGCCAAGGATGCGGCCGGCAACGTCTCCGCTGCCAGGAGCGCGTCCGTCACCATCACACTGGCTGATACGACGGCACCGGTGGTGACCGTCTTCACGGTCCCGTCCAGCGCCTCCAGCCTGACGGTGCCGATCACCAGCTTCACTGCCACGGACAACATTGCGGTGACCGGTTACCTGGTCACGGAAACCTCTGCCGCGCCGTCGCCGACGGCCTCGGGCTGGTCCGCCGCGGCGCCCGCGAGCTATACCTGTGCAAGCGCCGGCTCAAAAACGCTCTACGCCTGGGCCAGAGATGCCGCCGGCAACGTTTCCGCCGCCAAAAGTGCCGCAGTTACGATTACCCTTGCTGCCAACAGTCCGATCCTGCTCGTTTCCTCCGCGTCCAACCCCTTCAGCAGATACTATGAAGAGGTCCTGCGCACGGAAGGGCTCAATGCCTTTGACCGCAGGGACATCGGTGCGGTCTCCTCCGGACTGCTGGCGAACTATGACATCGTGCTGCTCGGCGAGTTTCCGCTGAGCGCCTCCCAGGCCACCATGTTGAGCGACTGGGTCAATGCCGGCGGGCGCCTGGTAGCCATGCGGCCCGACAGCAAACTGGCGGGGCTGCTGGGGCTCACCGATCTCGGATCGACACTGGCCGACCGCTACCTGCTGGTCAACACCTCCTCCGGACCCGGAACGGGAATCGTGGGGCAGACCATCCAGTACCACGGCAACGCCAATCTCTACGGCCTGAACGGCGCTACCAGCCTGGCAACCCTCTACTCCGACGCCGGCACCGCCACCACCAACCCGGCCGTCACCCTGCGCAGCGTGGGCGCGAATGGGGGCAAGGCCGCCGCCTTTGCCTACGACCTGGCACGTTCGGTAGCTTACACCCGCCAGGGTAATCCTGCCTGGTCCGGCCAGGAGCGGGACGGCTCCTTCCCGATCCGCACCAATGACCTGTTCTACGGCAATGCCAGCTTCGATCCGCAGCCCGACTGGATCGATCTGAACAAGGTGGCAATTCCTCAGGCTGACGAGCAGCAGCGCCTGCTGGCCAACCTGATCATCCAGATGAACCAGGACAAAAAGCCGCTGCCGCGCTTCTGGTACTTCCCGCGCAACCTGAAGGCAGTGGTGGTGATGACCGGTGACGACCACGGCTGGGGCACAGCCGGTACGGCCGGGCGTTTCGACCGTTTCAACACGATCAGCCCTTCCGGCTGTTCGGTCGACAACTGGGAATGCATCCGCGGAACATCGTACGTCTTTCCGGTCGATGCCGTCCAACTGAGCGATGCCCAGGCGGTCGCCTATAACGCCGCCGGTTTCGAGGTGGCGCTGCATGTCAATTCCGGCAATTATCTGTCGTGGGATCCCAATGTCAGTTGCGACAACTTTACCCCCTCATCGTTCGAAACTACGGTTGCCACCCAGTTGGTCGCTTTTCAGCAGAAGTTTCCCAGCCTGGTTGCCCCGGTAAGCAACCGCAACCACTGTGTCACCTGGAGCGATTATACCTCTGCCGCTTCGGTGGAGCTGAACCACAGCATCCGCCTGGACACCTCCTATTATTACTGGCCCCCCGATTGGGCAGCGAATCGTCCCGGCCTGTTCACCGGTTCCGGTATGCCGATGCGCTTTGCCCAGGCCGACGGCACCCTGATCGACGTCTATCAGGCAACCACCCAGATGACCGACGAATCGGGGCAGAGCTATCCCGCTACAATCGACGCACTGCTTGACCGCGCCCTGGGCGATGAGGGCTATTACGGCGCCTTTGTGGCCAACATGCACGACGATGACGGATATTCGCAGGGCGCCGATGCGATTGTAAACTCAGCCATGGCACACAGCATTCCGGTGGTTTCCGCACGTCAGATGCTGAGATGGCTGGATGGCCGCAATGGATCGAGCTTCAGCGGTTTTTCGTGGAACGGCAGCACCCTCGCTTTTTCGGTCAGCGCCGGTCAAGGGGCCAATGGCCTGGTGGCCATGGTGCCGCTGAGCAGTGGACAGGCCGTGACGCGGGTAACCGGTAACGGCAGCTCGCTCACCTTTGAGACGGTGACCATCAAGGGAGTGCGTTACGTCCGTTTCCCCGTTTCAGGAGGTACCTACCAGATCTTCTTTTAG